A single region of the Desmonostoc muscorum LEGE 12446 genome encodes:
- a CDS encoding NF041680 family putative transposase translates to MKSALLKEFRQAAYSYLGRAHDATFELMDAILLTRNAYSLADLSLSPVFRRKWPSIYEALQDSRPQRQKLMQLYIKQMPQQGRPLLAGDHTAWSRPDAVTLIERTIEHTSVTITGNKPITVGQGYSTIAWIPEDSGSWALPLRHERITSWENPIQKATWQLQQVCEHLPTRPITVWDSEYGCAPFVLKTTNIKADILVRLRSNLCLWGAPPPYSGKGRPRKHGDKFKLNDPSTWSEANESIEVNHPKLGRVKVSLWKNLHFRQTATRPMSLIRVERLDAEGNLRISKPLWLAWVGEEMLPLSQVWQLYLRRFTVDHWYRFLKQRLHWTLPKLSSPKQSEHWSDLMPLMTWELWLARDIVADNPLPWQKSLDNLTPGRVAQAMGSIFAVIGTPARSPKPRGKSPGWKPGKPRQRRIRYPIVKKTTTKPRKKHPESA, encoded by the coding sequence ATGAAAAGTGCCTTACTAAAAGAATTTCGTCAAGCAGCGTACAGCTATTTAGGTAGAGCGCATGATGCAACTTTTGAACTGATGGATGCAATATTACTGACGCGGAATGCCTACAGTTTGGCAGATTTATCGCTATCGCCAGTATTTAGAAGAAAGTGGCCAAGTATTTATGAAGCGTTACAAGATAGCAGACCACAGCGACAAAAATTGATGCAGTTATACATCAAACAGATGCCACAACAGGGTCGTCCGTTGTTGGCAGGCGACCACACTGCCTGGTCGCGCCCGGATGCGGTAACTCTTATTGAGAGGACAATTGAACACACCAGTGTTACCATAACCGGAAACAAACCAATTACCGTTGGTCAGGGATATAGTACCATTGCTTGGATACCAGAGGATTCTGGCAGTTGGGCGTTACCGTTGAGGCATGAGCGAATTACCAGTTGGGAAAATCCGATACAAAAGGCAACGTGGCAATTACAGCAAGTGTGTGAACATTTACCAACTAGACCAATTACAGTTTGGGATAGTGAGTATGGCTGCGCCCCTTTTGTGTTGAAGACGACTAATATCAAAGCGGACATTCTGGTACGTTTGCGTTCAAATCTTTGTTTATGGGGCGCACCACCACCATATTCTGGTAAAGGGCGACCCAGGAAACATGGTGATAAATTTAAACTCAATGATCCTTCTACATGGAGTGAAGCCAATGAGAGTATAGAAGTCAACCATCCTAAACTGGGACGGGTGAAGGTGAGCTTGTGGAAAAATTTACACTTTCGTCAAACGGCGACACGCCCAATGTCGCTGATTCGAGTTGAGCGTCTAGATGCAGAAGGCAACCTACGTATATCAAAACCTTTGTGGTTGGCTTGGGTAGGAGAGGAAATGCTTCCACTATCTCAAGTTTGGCAACTCTACCTCCGACGTTTTACTGTTGACCACTGGTATCGTTTTTTGAAGCAACGCTTGCACTGGACATTGCCTAAGTTGAGTAGTCCCAAGCAATCTGAGCATTGGAGTGACCTCATGCCTCTGATGACTTGGGAATTGTGGTTGGCTCGTGATATCGTTGCTGATAACCCTTTACCTTGGCAAAAATCATTAGACAATTTGACTCCTGGGAGAGTTGCTCAAGCGATGGGGAGTATTTTTGCGGTGATTGGTACTCCTGCCCGTTCGCCTAAACCTCGCGGAAAGTCTCCAGGCTGGAAACCAGGAAAACCACGACAACGTAGAATTCGCTATCCGATAGTCAAAAAAACTACAACTAAGCCTCGCAAAAAGCATCCAGAATCTGCTTAG
- a CDS encoding helicase HerA domain-containing protein: MAIKRGNPQTKKISPFEDLLDLTTLVRLKKAGLSIGAYLLSKKLLGDSNNTLQLVFGYSCTGFHPLFNSSEQVEAIAHAFENGCKEIPPGEKFTFRWSSLCDEEQAVERFRHRLKNPVNDESEFLDWGQLARIQELTRLKQRKNITLNIYTTYTIKPGGIEAGDSIELAIVKLSNFLQRRFTPTGATELTLKSFQQILDKAINVSLRHQQILSEMGLFPSPKSEKQLWIELSFHLGAKLVKVPHTLVFDESGLREEFNEAQATQSQHIDFSHAASVLLNNGIPYAARQWVCLPNQKNGKKYVGVMTLTQKPEAFASTTAQIRFLWNIFARDIIHDIEIITEISPADQKLTRLAQQMITRRSLHAEISASKKTIDVASQINTEWSVNAQKQLYTGDVPVNVALIILVYRNTPEEIDDACRLISGYVNQPAELTRETQYAWLIWLETLLLRQKPQLTSPYNRRVTFFASEVIGLTAAVQNASSDKEGFELIADEGHSPVFIDLSKTKNMMVIGTTGSGKSVLVSSIIAECLAQDMSILMIDLPTGV; this comes from the coding sequence ATGGCAATAAAAAGAGGTAATCCTCAGACCAAAAAAATCAGCCCTTTTGAAGACTTGTTAGACCTCACTACTCTAGTGAGATTGAAGAAAGCCGGCTTAAGCATTGGTGCTTATTTGCTAAGTAAAAAACTTTTAGGCGATAGCAACAATACTTTGCAATTGGTTTTTGGGTATAGCTGCACAGGCTTTCACCCATTATTTAATTCCTCAGAACAAGTAGAAGCAATCGCCCATGCATTTGAGAATGGGTGCAAAGAAATACCTCCTGGAGAAAAATTTACATTTCGCTGGAGTTCATTGTGTGATGAAGAACAAGCAGTAGAACGTTTTCGTCATCGTTTAAAGAATCCTGTCAATGATGAAAGCGAGTTCCTTGACTGGGGTCAACTAGCGAGGATTCAAGAACTGACAAGGCTTAAACAACGCAAAAATATCACCCTGAATATTTATACGACTTACACTATTAAACCAGGGGGAATAGAAGCAGGCGATTCAATAGAATTAGCCATAGTAAAACTGTCGAATTTCTTACAGCGTCGATTTACCCCCACAGGTGCAACAGAGTTAACTTTAAAAAGCTTCCAGCAAATTCTAGACAAAGCTATAAACGTTTCACTCAGACATCAACAGATATTGTCCGAGATGGGTTTATTCCCGTCTCCCAAATCGGAAAAACAACTATGGATTGAGTTATCTTTTCATCTGGGAGCGAAATTGGTAAAGGTCCCTCACACCTTAGTATTTGATGAATCTGGATTGAGAGAGGAGTTTAACGAAGCCCAAGCAACACAATCACAACATATCGACTTTTCTCATGCCGCATCAGTACTTTTGAATAATGGTATACCCTATGCGGCAAGGCAGTGGGTATGTCTGCCAAATCAAAAGAACGGTAAAAAGTATGTAGGGGTGATGACACTTACCCAAAAGCCAGAAGCATTTGCTTCAACAACAGCACAAATTAGATTCCTGTGGAATATTTTTGCTCGTGACATCATCCACGATATCGAGATAATAACAGAAATTAGCCCCGCCGACCAGAAATTGACTAGATTAGCTCAGCAGATGATTACTAGGCGATCGCTTCATGCGGAAATTAGTGCAAGCAAAAAAACCATTGATGTAGCATCACAGATTAACACAGAATGGTCAGTGAACGCTCAAAAGCAGTTGTACACAGGTGATGTACCTGTGAACGTGGCACTGATTATTTTGGTCTACCGCAACACCCCCGAAGAAATTGACGACGCTTGCAGACTGATTTCGGGGTATGTCAACCAACCAGCAGAATTAACCCGTGAAACTCAATACGCTTGGTTGATTTGGCTAGAAACATTACTTTTGAGGCAAAAACCGCAACTAACAAGCCCTTACAACCGACGGGTAACATTTTTCGCAAGTGAAGTAATCGGGTTAACTGCTGCTGTGCAGAATGCCTCATCAGACAAAGAGGGATTTGAATTAATTGCTGATGAAGGACACTCCCCAGTTTTTATCGACTTGAGCAAAACCAAAAACATGATGGTTATAGGAACAACTGGAAGCGGGAAGTCTGTACTAGTTTCTTCGATTATTGCCGAGTGCCTTGCTCAAGACATGAGCATTTTGATGATTGACTTGCCTACTGGAGTTTAG
- a CDS encoding tyrosine-type recombinase/integrase, whose translation MKIDRHGKAKVLSAEEIQRLFTLGLTTERDRTLIGVMLYTGCRVNEAVTLKIKDVYNSKGRIRAELIIRKGNTKGKLATRSIPILSELRCFLATYKPTNSRDGFLFPGRWGRSHLHSEYASLIFRQACERADIEGASTHSCRRTALTFMSNAGIPLRVIQEISGHRSLEQLQNYLEVEPSQVRGAIAALSMLAPPSIPSSNLDKQDADNTKLSTE comes from the coding sequence GTGAAAATTGACCGTCACGGGAAGGCAAAGGTTTTGTCGGCAGAAGAAATCCAGCGTCTGTTTACTTTGGGGTTAACCACAGAGCGAGACAGAACCCTAATAGGCGTGATGCTGTACACGGGTTGCCGCGTCAATGAAGCAGTTACCCTAAAAATTAAAGATGTTTATAACAGCAAGGGACGGATCAGAGCAGAGCTGATCATCCGTAAAGGGAATACAAAGGGAAAGTTAGCTACCCGCAGCATTCCGATTTTGTCAGAACTAAGGTGCTTCCTAGCTACTTACAAACCGACAAACTCCCGTGACGGTTTTTTGTTTCCTGGTCGATGGGGGCGCAGTCACTTGCACTCAGAATATGCAAGCCTAATCTTCCGACAAGCTTGCGAACGTGCGGACATCGAAGGAGCAAGCACACACAGTTGCCGCAGAACTGCACTTACTTTCATGAGCAATGCCGGAATTCCATTGCGAGTTATTCAAGAAATTAGCGGACATCGCAGTTTGGAGCAACTGCAAAATTACCTGGAGGTGGAACCATCCCAAGTTCGCGGGGCGATCGCGGCGTTGTCGATGCTAGCACCCCCATCAATTCCGAGCAGCAATCTTGACAAGCAAGACGCGGATAACACGAAGTTATCAACGGAGTGA
- a CDS encoding DUF3987 domain-containing protein, with translation MTCVVVNREQIAQHLEALGYKQGDPVYLRSFYPSDDPRKANDSGRSAESRNLKQLVRTATAWQSDGRGVYFVVNGGGQKDDLVRDCRAIFYEHDNLDKELQRELWRSLCLPEPSLQIDTGGKSIHSYWILTSPISPEQWRKLQTDLLEYSSGDRCLKNPSRVMRLAGCWHFAANNIPNGPSQIILNTSKQYSYDELRAIIPQSKTVVPSIPLNVPSGDVPLECCLTKADRALVDSGAVQGERNSKGAALARNLIGTAARLNHLRHRFNEEPRALFDSYCKSCSPPLDTREADAIWKSATKDNPTATLTDEALENCIKSWQRQQSVNSQPPRGFDSKKQTVTGDSTKKGDSSKKATDEIASTVTTVTKILEAGFTDYEETQKIGELLDSTSVKKAALDQIVSSIRTRMDEVQPDDEIRLENLINWHNAKLDFKQALPSMAADLLHDAEILNIEPIVIWQPLMAAVLSLVGKRIKLSVESHTVPAIAWTATVLESGGGKTRADTLVLTPLKRKQIEARRRYEKEVGAYQNWQGDAEERPPYPLERKYMFEMATIQAVIKRLSEQKDNGVLWARDELAGLFKSFGQFNKGENEGLECLLKLWDGAPAQVDRVSQGDSYVVEDTALSLTGGIQPGMFRKIFKDPEDSQGMLARFLVAKANTLMPKRVKGYCVLAEKLPPFYDWLENCPMGIVKLSKSADAYYTKLCQVIGQQAWATTQPAIRAWMFKLPTQLLRIALALHLIDCYFDRDGNSSRNFWELSTQTLQRAVMFAQYYKSAFNVVQEMTTSSDDISSVLLKIWDAAVSKDDGITLRDAYRNIKAIQSRAKEALRNVSAYTAELFGKLERMGKGTVVKIGRQIKFVANFTGSDPPTPPSSQTEGDIVPIAQTYEVQPIEPSPINQLSPVTNTSDEDCHSTVAVNETVLTELDSDVSDKPLARLRPPGTETVISTSDHPNSHEIDISSDGDTEAFAHQIDAGAKVRVHFPGSKRHSKLGVVARFVIEQGLRKAIVLLEDMPESLSQFLCPVPGSDAMRLELIT, from the coding sequence ATGACTTGTGTAGTGGTAAATCGTGAGCAAATAGCGCAACACTTGGAGGCATTGGGTTACAAACAGGGAGATCCGGTATACCTGCGCTCGTTTTACCCCAGCGACGACCCACGCAAAGCAAACGATTCTGGCAGAAGTGCAGAGTCACGTAACCTCAAGCAGTTAGTACGAACAGCAACTGCATGGCAATCGGATGGCAGGGGAGTTTACTTCGTAGTCAACGGCGGCGGACAAAAAGATGACTTGGTGAGAGACTGCCGTGCCATTTTCTACGAGCATGACAACTTAGACAAAGAATTGCAACGTGAGTTATGGCGATCGCTCTGTTTACCAGAACCGAGCTTACAAATAGACACGGGTGGCAAATCCATCCATAGCTATTGGATATTGACTAGCCCAATCAGTCCTGAGCAATGGCGAAAATTGCAAACTGATTTACTCGAATATTCCTCGGGCGATCGCTGTTTGAAAAATCCGTCGCGGGTGATGCGACTGGCGGGGTGTTGGCATTTTGCAGCAAATAACATTCCTAATGGGCCCAGTCAGATAATTCTCAACACTAGTAAACAGTACAGCTACGACGAACTAAGGGCTATTATTCCTCAGTCTAAGACAGTAGTCCCGTCAATTCCACTAAATGTACCAAGTGGTGATGTACCGTTAGAATGCTGTTTAACTAAAGCAGACAGAGCATTAGTTGACTCTGGTGCAGTCCAGGGAGAAAGAAATAGTAAGGGTGCAGCACTCGCCCGTAACTTAATTGGCACAGCTGCTCGGTTAAACCATCTGAGGCATAGGTTTAATGAAGAACCACGGGCATTATTTGATTCTTACTGCAAAAGCTGCTCCCCTCCACTTGATACCAGGGAAGCAGATGCGATTTGGAAGTCAGCAACCAAAGATAATCCCACTGCCACACTTACGGATGAAGCCTTAGAGAACTGTATAAAATCGTGGCAGCGACAACAGTCAGTTAATTCTCAACCTCCACGGGGATTTGACTCCAAAAAGCAAACTGTCACTGGTGACAGCACCAAAAAAGGTGACAGTTCAAAGAAAGCCACAGACGAGATTGCGTCAACTGTCACCACTGTCACCAAGATTCTAGAAGCCGGGTTTACAGACTACGAAGAGACGCAAAAGATAGGAGAACTTCTAGATAGTACTAGTGTAAAAAAAGCTGCACTAGATCAAATAGTTTCTTCAATCAGAACCCGAATGGATGAGGTTCAGCCAGATGATGAAATTCGCCTAGAAAATTTGATTAACTGGCACAATGCCAAGTTGGACTTTAAACAAGCCTTGCCTAGTATGGCAGCGGACTTATTGCACGATGCAGAGATTCTTAATATTGAACCAATAGTCATCTGGCAACCATTGATGGCAGCGGTATTATCACTGGTTGGCAAGCGGATAAAGCTCTCTGTGGAATCTCATACAGTGCCAGCGATCGCCTGGACGGCCACAGTATTGGAATCAGGTGGTGGCAAAACCAGAGCCGATACCCTAGTGTTGACTCCGCTCAAACGTAAGCAAATTGAAGCTCGTAGGCGATATGAGAAGGAAGTAGGGGCATACCAGAATTGGCAGGGTGATGCCGAAGAGCGCCCACCCTATCCTTTAGAACGCAAATATATGTTTGAGATGGCAACGATTCAGGCCGTCATTAAACGCCTTTCAGAACAGAAAGACAATGGTGTGCTGTGGGCTAGGGATGAACTAGCAGGGTTGTTTAAATCGTTTGGGCAATTTAATAAAGGAGAAAACGAAGGGCTGGAATGTCTACTCAAACTGTGGGATGGCGCACCAGCACAAGTAGACAGAGTGTCGCAAGGTGACTCGTATGTGGTGGAAGACACAGCACTGTCACTCACCGGAGGGATTCAGCCGGGGATGTTCCGCAAAATCTTCAAAGACCCAGAAGATTCACAAGGGATGTTGGCGCGGTTCTTGGTAGCCAAAGCTAATACTCTCATGCCCAAACGTGTAAAAGGCTACTGTGTATTAGCTGAGAAATTACCTCCATTCTATGATTGGCTAGAGAATTGCCCAATGGGTATAGTCAAGCTGTCCAAGAGCGCAGACGCTTATTATACAAAGCTTTGTCAAGTGATTGGACAACAGGCATGGGCGACGACACAACCGGCGATTAGGGCGTGGATGTTCAAGCTGCCCACTCAGTTATTGAGGATTGCGCTGGCTTTGCACTTGATTGATTGTTATTTTGACCGGGACGGCAATAGCTCACGCAACTTTTGGGAATTATCAACACAGACATTGCAGCGAGCGGTAATGTTTGCACAGTACTACAAGAGTGCTTTCAATGTGGTGCAAGAGATGACGACCTCTAGCGACGATATTAGTTCTGTGCTGCTGAAAATCTGGGATGCAGCAGTCAGTAAAGATGATGGCATCACCTTAAGAGATGCTTACAGGAATATCAAGGCAATTCAATCTCGTGCCAAAGAGGCTCTTAGGAATGTCAGCGCTTACACTGCGGAGTTGTTCGGGAAGTTAGAGCGCATGGGCAAAGGCACGGTTGTGAAAATTGGTAGGCAAATAAAGTTTGTAGCTAATTTTACTGGTAGCGACCCTCCCACTCCTCCATCGTCCCAAACAGAGGGTGACATAGTGCCAATCGCCCAAACCTATGAGGTGCAACCAATAGAGCCGTCACCAATCAATCAACTGTCACCAGTGACAAACACTAGCGATGAGGATTGTCACAGTACAGTTGCAGTAAATGAAACCGTACTTACTGAGCTAGATAGCGATGTCTCCGACAAGCCGCTTGCGCGTCTACGCCCCCCTGGTACAGAAACAGTTATTTCTACTTCTGACCATCCTAATAGTCATGAAATAGATATTTCCAGTGATGGTGATACGGAAGCGTTCGCACACCAGATAGATGCTGGTGCAAAAGTGCGGGTTCATTTCCCCGGCAGCAAGAGACATTCAAAACTTGGGGTTGTAGCGAGGTTCGTTATAGAACAGGGTTTGAGAAAGGCTATTGTACTGCTAGAGGATATGCCAGAATCACTATCTCAGTTTCTCTGCCCTGTACCTGGTAGTGATGCGATGCGATTGGAGTTGATTACTTAG
- a CDS encoding fertility inhibition FinO-like protein — protein sequence MITGKLEVTIKISELPQAVAVENGWQQFEVDCDGRIISITVKPKIWKKLTDAASNYPQWVAAIAGKLGQQTDNGFVLDEPNIQVFERKPKEATATPGAA from the coding sequence ATGATTACCGGAAAATTAGAAGTAACAATCAAAATCAGCGAACTACCCCAAGCCGTAGCTGTAGAGAACGGTTGGCAACAGTTTGAGGTTGACTGTGATGGACGCATCATAAGCATTACAGTCAAGCCTAAGATTTGGAAGAAACTGACCGATGCTGCTAGTAATTACCCACAGTGGGTAGCAGCGATCGCTGGTAAACTCGGTCAGCAGACTGATAATGGGTTCGTACTCGATGAACCCAACATACAAGTTTTCGAGCGCAAACCCAAGGAGGCAACAGCCACACCAGGAGCAGCTTGA
- a CDS encoding type IV secretory system conjugative DNA transfer family protein, with product MTRTTSSVNPNQLIPPGQESALISPAFLGLLACGVVIVIAKYIDAKGGKAKLATARWGGTTEKTAARKLAIKQIRERKHNRVSLFVGTPRHTSLKVVNNKRIICIPEDTSTLYLPEAQRGILVAGGPGSGKSFSLITPVIRSAIDQGFPLVLYDFKYSEQESATATAKGQAPILAGYALERGYQVTVLAPGFPESAIANPIDFLRNNEDSEMARQLAITLNRNFQLGSDNSGNSFFSNAGDQLVQAIFMLTKGTKYPDIMMCQAILGLPLLVQRLQEADLNFMVREAFAQFVSVAGSPETAASIVGTASGLFSRFMVPAALAAFCGQSNIPLDLKGRQMVIFGMNKEKRDVIAPLLVSILHLLISRNVANKRTCPLVLALDELPTLYLPALVDWLNQNREDGLVSILGLQNLSMLEEAYGENTTNAIFGGCATKAFFNPQDDIAAERFSNFLGSEEINYKQKSRSSGGQGGVSISNSDQNSTRKLFDVNQFNTLPEGKAVIISPGFRSRGQISLPILEKINIPKHDIKSEGMSIKTWYEYQNKLADKSTLEIPAEQEMEKRRSEALRLLPLKDKKAQLQEKRNKAADAAEII from the coding sequence ATGACACGAACTACTTCTTCAGTCAACCCCAACCAATTGATTCCCCCAGGTCAAGAATCAGCGCTGATTTCACCTGCTTTTTTAGGTTTACTCGCCTGTGGTGTAGTAATCGTCATAGCCAAATATATTGATGCCAAGGGAGGTAAGGCAAAATTGGCAACTGCCCGATGGGGTGGCACAACAGAGAAAACAGCGGCTCGGAAATTAGCGATTAAACAGATTCGGGAGCGCAAACATAACCGAGTATCTTTATTTGTTGGCACTCCCAGGCATACCTCATTAAAAGTTGTCAACAACAAAAGGATTATTTGTATCCCAGAAGATACGTCTACACTTTACCTACCAGAAGCACAGCGTGGCATTTTAGTAGCTGGTGGTCCTGGAAGCGGGAAGTCATTTTCTCTGATTACTCCTGTTATTCGCTCTGCCATTGACCAGGGGTTTCCTCTGGTTTTGTACGATTTCAAATACAGTGAGCAAGAATCAGCCACTGCTACAGCCAAAGGACAAGCACCCATACTGGCTGGGTATGCGCTAGAACGCGGTTATCAAGTCACTGTCTTAGCTCCAGGTTTTCCAGAATCAGCGATAGCCAACCCCATAGACTTTCTTCGCAACAATGAAGACTCAGAAATGGCGCGGCAGTTGGCAATCACACTCAACCGCAACTTTCAACTCGGTTCGGATAATTCCGGTAACAGCTTTTTTTCCAATGCCGGAGACCAACTGGTGCAAGCTATTTTCATGTTGACAAAGGGGACTAAATACCCAGATATTATGATGTGCCAAGCCATCTTGGGATTACCTTTGCTTGTGCAACGATTGCAAGAAGCAGACTTGAATTTTATGGTTAGAGAAGCTTTCGCGCAATTTGTTTCTGTAGCAGGTTCCCCAGAAACAGCAGCTTCAATAGTGGGAACTGCCAGCGGCTTATTTAGCCGTTTCATGGTTCCGGCAGCATTAGCAGCTTTCTGTGGTCAAAGTAATATCCCGTTGGATTTGAAAGGGCGACAGATGGTAATTTTTGGGATGAATAAGGAGAAACGTGATGTCATCGCCCCATTATTAGTCTCTATTCTCCATCTTTTAATTAGTCGAAATGTAGCAAACAAAAGGACTTGTCCTCTGGTGCTTGCTCTTGACGAGTTACCTACTTTATATCTTCCGGCACTGGTTGATTGGCTTAATCAGAACCGCGAGGATGGGCTTGTGTCAATTCTGGGGTTGCAAAACTTATCAATGCTTGAAGAAGCTTATGGAGAAAACACAACTAATGCCATATTTGGCGGTTGTGCTACCAAGGCATTTTTTAACCCCCAAGATGACATTGCTGCCGAACGCTTTAGTAATTTTCTCGGTTCAGAAGAAATAAATTATAAGCAGAAGTCTCGCAGTTCTGGAGGTCAAGGAGGGGTAAGTATTTCTAACTCTGACCAAAACAGTACACGTAAGTTATTTGATGTGAATCAATTTAATACTTTACCAGAGGGGAAAGCGGTAATTATTAGTCCAGGATTTCGTTCTCGTGGACAGATAAGTTTGCCTATATTGGAGAAGATTAACATTCCCAAACATGATATCAAGTCTGAAGGGATGAGCATAAAAACTTGGTATGAATATCAAAATAAACTTGCCGATAAGTCTACTCTTGAAATACCTGCTGAACAAGAGATGGAGAAGCGCCGAAGTGAAGCTTTAAGACTATTACCTTTGAAAGATAAAAAAGCTCAACTCCAAGAAAAAAGAAATAAAGCCGCTGATGCTGCTGAAATTATTTAA
- a CDS encoding type IV secretory system conjugative DNA transfer family protein translates to MPNDDGSGTFGDFTPYHNGFYFDISKQSNNIVQPLDLSKIPSQQREDRVKAHRNDVNLIILQLVLGSQQFDGFLAQTIESLIPLGTKAFYDNPDIQQRFELAFQAGLGTIEWANTPTLVDMEQFFSLDYIDLGYEDENVDKALNYIRLRLQYWEASSIGDAICKPSTFETDSKLITFALTNLQSGKDAEVFGMSAYIAASRQSLSSPNSVFFMDEASVLLRFDALSRLVGRKCATARKSGCRIILAAQDVISIAKSSAGEQILQNMPCRLIGRIVPGAANSFSELLGIPREIISQNETFTPNIQQLYTLWLLDYNNKYVRCRYYPSYPLLALVANSREEQATRDKFKRDYNNKFEWVAEFSKYYVECIRQGQPL, encoded by the coding sequence GTGCCTAACGATGATGGTTCAGGAACATTTGGAGATTTTACACCGTATCATAATGGTTTCTACTTTGATATTTCCAAACAATCAAACAATATCGTACAACCGTTGGACTTATCAAAAATTCCTTCTCAACAAAGAGAAGATAGAGTCAAAGCACATCGTAATGATGTAAATTTGATCATCTTGCAGTTAGTTTTGGGTTCACAGCAGTTTGATGGTTTCTTAGCTCAAACAATAGAGTCATTGATTCCCTTGGGGACAAAAGCATTTTACGATAATCCCGATATTCAACAACGATTTGAATTAGCATTTCAAGCTGGATTAGGAACTATTGAATGGGCTAATACTCCAACTTTAGTTGATATGGAGCAGTTTTTCTCTCTTGATTACATTGATTTGGGGTATGAAGATGAAAATGTTGATAAGGCGCTCAATTATATACGCTTGCGACTACAGTACTGGGAGGCAAGTTCAATAGGTGATGCCATTTGTAAACCGTCAACTTTTGAAACAGATTCCAAATTAATTACTTTTGCATTAACTAACCTGCAATCAGGTAAAGACGCCGAAGTGTTCGGGATGAGTGCATATATTGCAGCATCACGACAGTCATTATCGTCCCCTAACAGCGTGTTCTTCATGGATGAGGCGAGTGTATTGCTGCGATTTGATGCCTTATCGAGGCTAGTGGGTCGCAAGTGCGCGACAGCTCGCAAATCAGGATGTCGGATTATCCTGGCTGCTCAAGACGTAATCTCTATCGCCAAATCATCAGCCGGAGAACAGATATTACAAAATATGCCTTGTCGATTAATCGGGCGAATCGTTCCAGGTGCAGCCAATAGCTTTTCGGAATTACTCGGCATCCCAAGAGAAATCATCTCTCAAAACGAAACCTTCACGCCAAATATTCAACAGCTATACACATTGTGGCTGTTGGATTACAACAACAAATATGTTCGTTGTCGCTATTACCCGTCTTATCCTCTGCTTGCTTTAGTCGCAAATAGTAGAGAGGAGCAAGCCACACGAGATAAATTTAAACGTGATTACAATAACAAGTTTGAATGGGTGGCAGAATTTTCTAAGTATTATGTCGAATGCATTAGGCAAGGTCAGCCATTATGA